From Nitratidesulfovibrio vulgaris str. Hildenborough, a single genomic window includes:
- a CDS encoding chloride channel protein, giving the protein MLRILATPWREFARLYSSVAFVRLAVLGIGLGVVSGCAAMLFFLGIEYAKHLILVAWAGLSLPAPAGEGLFHDAAAGGAYRPWVIPLATCATGLVTGWLVQRFLPDSLAGMTDGTDAMIRAFHRGKGVIRKRAPFIKGLTSILTIASGGSAGREGPISQIGAGLGSFVADRLHLSTKERRLLMLAGAAGGLGAVFRAPLGGALTAIEVVYREDFEAEAMLPAILSSVVAYTLFAYVFGTEPMFAIPRFSFSDMRELPFYLTLALACAFTGWAYVRTFRFMKYGVFLRLAERVGIMWTTALGGLLVGLFGIIYTPMLSDGYGWVEQAILGHLTVTTMVTIMVAKTLATAMTLGSGMSGGMFAPALFVGGMTGGVVGYAAHDLFPHIVREPGGYVLVGMAAFFAGVAHAPVGPLIMVCELTQGYGLLAPLMLASAVCILLNRKVSLYENQVENKFESPAHASDATVNLLEGLTVRECFHRGRVPTLEEGTTLKALTDVIAGTSVFTFPVRDASGALSGILAVQDVRALLYEESLFDLVVVRDLMRPLLTLAESDDLYAALLRFVDTDLSHIIVVDDDDREKVLGLLYRADLFKAYSDALRIARED; this is encoded by the coding sequence GTGTTACGCATCCTGGCCACCCCATGGCGCGAATTCGCGCGCCTGTATTCCTCGGTGGCCTTCGTGCGCCTTGCGGTACTCGGCATCGGCCTTGGCGTGGTGTCGGGGTGCGCGGCCATGCTCTTCTTCCTAGGCATCGAGTACGCCAAGCATCTCATCCTCGTTGCATGGGCCGGTCTTTCGTTGCCAGCCCCCGCGGGCGAGGGGCTGTTCCATGACGCAGCGGCGGGCGGCGCGTATCGTCCGTGGGTCATTCCACTGGCCACCTGCGCCACGGGCCTTGTCACCGGCTGGCTGGTGCAGCGTTTCCTGCCGGACAGTCTCGCGGGCATGACGGACGGCACCGACGCCATGATTCGCGCCTTTCACAGGGGCAAGGGCGTCATCCGCAAGCGTGCCCCGTTCATCAAGGGGCTGACGTCCATCCTCACCATCGCATCCGGCGGTAGCGCCGGGCGCGAAGGGCCCATCTCGCAGATAGGCGCGGGGTTGGGGTCGTTCGTGGCCGACAGGCTGCACCTTTCCACCAAGGAACGGCGACTGCTCATGCTGGCGGGGGCCGCGGGCGGCCTCGGGGCCGTGTTCCGTGCGCCCCTCGGCGGTGCACTCACCGCGATAGAAGTGGTCTACCGCGAAGATTTCGAGGCAGAGGCCATGCTGCCCGCCATCCTCTCCTCGGTGGTGGCGTATACGCTCTTCGCCTACGTCTTCGGTACGGAACCCATGTTCGCCATCCCGCGATTCAGCTTCAGCGACATGCGCGAACTTCCGTTCTACCTCACCCTCGCGCTGGCATGTGCCTTCACCGGGTGGGCCTATGTGCGGACCTTCAGGTTCATGAAGTACGGCGTCTTCCTGCGCCTTGCCGAACGTGTCGGCATCATGTGGACGACGGCGCTGGGCGGCCTGCTGGTGGGCCTCTTCGGCATCATCTACACCCCCATGCTCTCCGACGGTTACGGCTGGGTGGAACAGGCCATTCTCGGGCATCTCACCGTCACCACCATGGTGACCATCATGGTCGCCAAGACGCTGGCAACCGCCATGACGCTGGGGTCGGGCATGAGCGGCGGCATGTTCGCGCCCGCCCTCTTCGTGGGCGGCATGACCGGGGGCGTCGTGGGCTATGCGGCGCACGACCTCTTTCCGCACATCGTGCGTGAACCGGGCGGGTATGTGCTTGTGGGCATGGCGGCGTTCTTCGCGGGCGTGGCCCATGCCCCCGTGGGGCCGCTCATCATGGTGTGCGAACTGACGCAGGGCTACGGCCTGTTGGCCCCGCTGATGCTGGCTTCAGCCGTGTGCATCCTGCTCAATCGCAAGGTGTCGCTGTATGAGAACCAGGTCGAGAACAAGTTCGAATCGCCCGCCCATGCCAGCGACGCCACGGTGAACCTTCTGGAGGGACTCACCGTGCGCGAGTGCTTCCACCGTGGCAGGGTGCCGACCCTCGAAGAGGGCACCACGCTGAAGGCCCTCACCGACGTCATCGCAGGTACGAGCGTGTTCACCTTCCCGGTGCGCGACGCCTCGGGAGCGCTGTCGGGCATTCTCGCCGTGCAGGACGTGCGCGCCCTGCTGTACGAGGAGAGTCTGTTCGACCTCGTGGTGGTGCGCGACCTCATGCGGCCGCTGCTGACGCTGGCCGAGAGTGACGACCTTTACGCGGCGCTGCTGCGCTTCGTGGACACCGACCTCAGCCATATCATCGTCGTCGATGATGACGACCGCGAGAAGGTGCTGGGGCTGCTGTACCGCGCCGACCTCTTCAAGGCCTACAGCGACGCGTTGCGTATCGCCCGCGAGGATTAG
- a CDS encoding tRNA1(Val) (adenine(37)-N6)-methyltransferase: MHRTGYRMMPCATARKQGGRPIPCGKGPVGTYRDGSLAPDMRSRSSVRLPQAHEKPWQRLAPQCWLAYPEAMHDTSNPTPAGRPCDMAGTGNAAGDDAGNVAGTIVVPSPLQPSGNASDNAVEDAAGAPSTEAPATPARVAASPKDAEGAPPASADKDTDDGPDEAAARARFPRGLHQPAGSFRFSADALLLASFAGGTAARSFADLGTGCGVVGLALLLGSSRLSGVGIEQDAALVNAARANAHRLGLSTRFTVHHADLTRLCARPPCDAHACDSTRRDTGGASLASPTHGAPAQAGNITLRHGAHPDDDTAASRPADDADAPLERDGLAARLRGTCDLVVANPPYRIPGTGRPAATPARNAALFETKGTLAAFIGAAALLLRTRGRFACVYGAARLSALLTALADAGLEAKRLRCVHSRVTGPAVLVLVEAMRGARPGLVVEPPLILYEGEGETTTLTADALRFCPWLACNARGMK; the protein is encoded by the coding sequence ATGCACCGCACGGGTTACCGCATGATGCCCTGCGCCACCGCACGAAAGCAGGGCGGCCGCCCCATACCCTGCGGCAAGGGGCCCGTCGGCACGTACCGTGATGGCAGTCTCGCACCCGACATGCGGTCTCGCTCGTCCGTGCGGTTGCCGCAGGCACACGAAAAGCCGTGGCAACGTCTTGCACCGCAATGCTGGCTCGCCTACCCTGAAGCCATGCACGACACCTCCAACCCCACGCCCGCCGGACGTCCCTGCGACATGGCCGGCACCGGCAACGCCGCCGGCGATGATGCTGGTAACGTTGCCGGAACCATCGTCGTCCCCTCCCCTCTGCAACCCTCCGGCAACGCGAGTGACAACGCCGTGGAGGACGCAGCAGGTGCGCCGTCCACCGAGGCTCCCGCAACGCCAGCGAGAGTCGCAGCGTCTCCGAAAGATGCGGAGGGTGCCCCCCCGGCTTCCGCAGACAAGGACACGGACGATGGCCCAGACGAGGCCGCGGCCCGCGCCCGTTTTCCACGGGGGCTGCACCAGCCTGCGGGCAGCTTTCGCTTCAGCGCCGACGCCCTGTTGCTTGCATCCTTCGCGGGTGGCACAGCCGCCCGCAGCTTCGCCGACCTCGGCACAGGATGCGGCGTGGTGGGGCTGGCGCTGCTTCTCGGGTCTTCGCGGCTTTCCGGCGTGGGCATCGAACAGGATGCCGCACTGGTGAACGCCGCCCGCGCCAATGCTCACCGCCTTGGTCTCAGCACACGTTTCACCGTGCACCATGCCGACCTGACCCGCCTTTGCGCCCGCCCCCCCTGCGATGCCCACGCATGTGACAGCACTCGCCGCGACACGGGAGGCGCCAGCCTCGCATCGCCCACCCACGGCGCACCGGCGCAAGCGGGGAACATCACACTGCGCCATGGCGCACACCCGGACGATGACACGGCCGCAAGCCGACCGGCGGACGATGCCGACGCGCCTCTCGAAAGGGATGGTCTCGCCGCCCGCCTCCGGGGGACGTGCGACCTCGTGGTCGCCAATCCGCCATACCGCATTCCCGGCACGGGACGTCCTGCCGCCACGCCCGCGCGCAACGCCGCCCTGTTCGAGACGAAGGGCACGCTTGCAGCCTTCATCGGGGCTGCGGCCCTTCTTCTGCGGACACGCGGACGCTTCGCATGCGTCTACGGCGCGGCACGTCTATCAGCCTTGTTGACCGCACTCGCCGACGCCGGACTTGAGGCGAAACGGCTGCGTTGCGTCCACAGCCGCGTTACCGGGCCAGCCGTTCTCGTTCTGGTGGAGGCGATGCGCGGGGCAAGACCCGGCCTTGTCGTGGAACCTCCGCTCATCCTGTACGAAGGCGAAGGCGAGACGACCACGCTCACGGCGGATGCCCTGCGTTTCTGCCCGTGGCTGGCCTGCAACGCACGCGGCATGAAATGA